A genomic segment from Triticum dicoccoides isolate Atlit2015 ecotype Zavitan chromosome 1A, WEW_v2.0, whole genome shotgun sequence encodes:
- the LOC119363793 gene encoding nitrogen regulatory protein P-II homolog, protein MSPATSSAVGTLSGGLLPHAANRRRPFPTARLLPPRWSRLQANAARHRRPATPARAQSAPSPGYLPDSEFYKIEAILRPWRVSHVSSGLLEMGIRGVTVSDVRGYGAQGGSTERYEGSEFSEDTFIAKVKMEIVVCKEQVEPVIDKIIEKARTGEIGDGKIFLIPVADVVRVRTGERGVHAERMIGGLSDKLPPVITIS, encoded by the exons atgtcgcCGGCGACCTCTTCCGCGGTGGGTACCCTatccggcggcctcctcccccaCGCTGCAAATCGCCGGCGACCCTTCCCAACCGCCCGCCTCCTCCCGCCGCGCTGGTCTAGGCTCCAGGCCAACGCGGCCCGTCATCGCCGCCCGGCCACTCCCGCGCGCGCCCAGAGCGCTCCCTCCCCAG GGTACCTGCCGGACTCGGAGTTCTACAAGATCGAGGCCATCCTGAG GCCATGGAGGGTGTCGCATGTCTCGTCG GGTTTGCTAGAAATGGGGATCAGAGGCGTGACGGTGTCGGATGTGCGGGGTTATGGGGCGCAGGGTGGGTCCACGGAGCGGTATGAAG GGTCAGAATTTTCAGAAGATACATTTATTGCTAAAGTTAAAATGGAAATAGTCGTGTGCAAGGAGCAG GTGGAGCCAGTAATTGACAAAATAATTGAAAAGGCCAGAACTGGAGAAATTGGCGATGGGAAGATATTCT TGATACCCGTCGCGGACGTTGTAAGGGTACGCACCGGCGAACGGGGAGTGCACGCGGAGAGGATGATCGGCGGTCTGTCAGACAAGCTGCCCCCGGTGATCACAATCTCATGA